A window of the Pogona vitticeps strain Pit_001003342236 chromosome 4, PviZW2.1, whole genome shotgun sequence genome harbors these coding sequences:
- the LOC140707072 gene encoding uncharacterized protein LOC140707072: protein MESLQEQRLPHGQSEPGSPAPLRGAREQRGQEGPHPESGGSAPSTALAPRRKRGGEALQARGAGKKYQRHAKPPYSFLALIALVIQGSPEKRLKLAEIIREIGRLFSFEERYEGWKESIRHNLSSNACFFQELRDPANPKTKGNFWRVNVDLIPPGALKLQNTPVSRQNGGALVPDLAPFVLEGRPYAPLLSAPGGAERPRSFMIESLLQRSPKAEPRGPPPPNAVETPGQAPPAASFFPHPEGRWLDPLRAEGSHLSLWAPPPPPPPNPLGCWLPPTPPWGPPSPASFWGNLPSCVLAAPCPFPAPCPMVPPATLPASSTFCPAACLPPACCTPWAAFPGPLLPPGCPVAQQSAWHTHPPLPRPTSGSQSPLSSYPAVPGGHPS, encoded by the exons ATGGAGAGCCTCCAAGAACAGCGCCTGCCCCACGGACAGTCGGAGCCCGGCAGCCCAGCGCCTCTTCGTGGGGCCAGGGAGCAGCGGGGCCAGGAGGGGCCCCATCCGGAGTCGGGAGGCTCAGCGCCCTCCACGGCCTTGGCCCCCAGGAGGAAGCGGGGAGGGGAGGCGCTCCAGGCCAGGGGTGCTGGCAAAAAGTACCAGCGCCACGCCAAGCCCCCCTACTCCTTCCTGGCCCTGATCGCCCTGGTCATCCAGGGCTCCCCGGAGAAGAGGCTGAAGCTGGCCGAA ATCATACGGGAAATTGGCAGGTTGTTTTCGTTTGAGGAACGATATGAAGGCTGGAAGGAGTCGATCCGGCACAACCTGTCCTCAAACGCCTGCTTTTTTCAG GAGCTGAGAGACCCGGCGAACCCTAAAACGAAAGGAAATTTCTGGAGGGTCAACGTGGACCTGATCCCGCCCGGGGCGTTGAAGCTCCAGAACACGCCAGTCTCTCGGCAGAACGGGGGCGCTCTTGTTCCGGACCTGGCGCCTTTCGTCCTGGAGGGCCGCCCTTACGCCCCCCTCCTCAGCGCCCCCGGAGGGGCAGAGCGGCCCCGATCCTTCATGATTGAGTCCCTGCTGCAGAGGTCCCCCAAGGCAGAGCCACGGGGCCCTCCTCCTCCCAACGCTGTGGAGACCCCCGGCCAGGCCCCCCCAGcggcctcttttttcccccaccccgaGGGGCGCTGGCTGGACCCCCTCAGGGCAGAGGGCTCTCATCTGTCCCTctgggctcctcctcctcctcctcccccaaatCCCCTGGGGTGCTGGCTGCCCCCCACTCCTCCCTGGGGCCCCCCGTCCCCTGCTTCCTTCTGGGGCAACCTCCCCTCCTGTGTGCTGGCGGCCCCCTGCCCCTTCCCGGCCCCCTGCCCCATGGTCCCTCCGGCCACCCTGCCCGCCTCCAGCACTTTCTGCCCtgccgcctgccttcctcctgccTGCTGCACCCCCTGGGCAGCCTTCCCgggccccctcctccccccagggTGCCCTGTGGCCCAGCAGAGCGCctggcacacccacccacccttgccGAGACCCACCTCGGGGTCCCAGTCTCCTTTATCTTCATACCCAGCGGTGCCAGGCGGGCACCCTTCGTAA
- the LOC110084816 gene encoding forkhead box protein H1: MAPAKVRRSKGWPSPASLPPQLEMFSTLPGSAAGGNCWPSSSSSALGAMAGPEQRWYPMPKKRGSPEQRSGASALAPGSGLGAGTSEEEEGEEEEDEERAKEGQDPRPAKLPPAPKEARKPQRKKKYHRHPKPPYTYLAMIALVIQASPERKLKLSQIIKEISILFPFFKEGYQGWKDSVRHNLSSNDCFHKVLKDPTKPKAKGNFWTVDLGRIPHEALKLQNTPISRQEEGMFAADLAPYVFQGLPLSCPPAAGNAPEGSSGFSPEAARQASPFSIDSLLSDFQDVGLCGKRGADREGPPPRHPAAGLDFWGPIPLFRLSAGRPLLPRRPSCPQPALRSFSSSSSLSSLGSLSPREGGEAGRPRARKGHPPHLPAKRPRGHPDPESSGSDSESSRGGTPPPCAPHWEQLPTSYTTSVAPNVVAPPSYPPPFSAFPPVPGLSFCSAPVAALASPASWERRPGGAPMSTLPSPLSVDLDQGVPPNKTVYDVWMTHPSDTVPPAARRPDPCLPGGFVAPYDPSWEEP; encoded by the exons ATGGCCCCAGCCAAGGTGAGAAGAAGCAAAGGCTGGCCCTCCCCAGCCTCTCTCCCTCCTCAGCTGGAGATGTTTTCCACTCTCCCTGGATCAGCTGCAGGAGGAAACTgctggccctcctcctcctcctccgccttggGAGCCATGGCTGGCCCCGAGCAGCGTTGGTACCCCATGCCCAAGAAGAGGGGCAGCCCCGAGCAAAGGAGTGGGGCCTCTGCTCTGGCCCCCGGCTCTGGCCTAGGCGCGGGCAcctcggaggaagaggagggagaggaagaagaggatgaggAGAGGGCCAAGGAGGGGCAGGACCCCAGGCCGGCCAAGCTGCCCCCGGCTCCCAAGGAGGCCCGGAAGCCCCAAAGGAAGAAGAAGTACCACCGCCACCCCAAGCCCCCCTACACCTACCTGGCCATGATCGCCCTGGTGATCCAGGCGTCCCCTGAGCGGAAACTGAAGCTGTCCCAG ATCATCAAGGAGATCAGCatccttttccccttcttcaaGGAAGGCTACCAGGGCTGGAAGGATTCCGTCCGCCACAACCTCTCCTCGAATGACTGCTTCCACAAG GTGCTAAAAGACCCCACCAAACCCAAAGCAAAGGGCAACTTCTGGACCGTCGACCTCGGCCGCATCCCACACGAGGCCCTCAAGCTGCAAAACACGCCCATCTCCCGCCAGGAAGAGGGGATGTTTGCTGCCGATCTGGCCCCCTACGTCTTCCAGGGCCTGCCTCTCAGCTGCCCCCCAGCCGCCGGCAACGCGCCCGAGGGGAGCTCAGGCTTTAGCCCCGAAGCGGCCCGGCAGGCCAGCCCCTTCAGCATCGACTCCTTGCTCAGCGACTTCCAGGATGTGGGCCTGTGTGGGAAGCGTGGGGCAGACCGTGAAGGACCGCCACCCCGCCACCCAGCGGCCGGCCTGGATTTCTGGGGGCCCATCCCCCTCTTCCGCCTCTCCGCGGGTCGGCCCCTTCTGCCCCGGCGCCCCTCGTGCCCTCAGCCGGCCCTCcggtccttctcctcctccagcagcctctCCTCTCTCGGGTCCCTGTCGCCCCGTGAAGGTGGGGAGGCGGGGAGGCCAAGGGCCAGGAAGGGGCACCCTCCCCACCTCCCGGCCAAGCGCCCCAGGGGCCACCCGGACCCCGAGAGCAGTGGCTCTGACTCCGAGTCCTCCCGGGGCGGCACACCGCCCCCCTGCGCCCCGCACTGGGAGCAGCTGCCCACCTCGTACACCACGTCCGTGGCCCCCAACGTGGTGGCCCCGCCGAGCTACCCCCCACCCTTCAGCGCCTTTCCCCCTGTCCCGGGCTTGTCCTTCTGCAGCGCCCCGGTGGCAGCCTTGGCAAGTCCGGCGAGCTGGGAGCGGAGGCCGGGGGGCGCCCCGATGTCCACCCTGCCCTCCCCGCTGTCTGTCGACCTGGATCAGGGCGTGCCCCCCAACAAGACTGTGTACGATGTGTGGATGACCCACCCTTCGGACACGGTCCCCCCAGCCGCCCGCAGGCCAGACCCTTGCCTCCCTGGCGGATTCGTGGCCCCTTATGACCCCTCCTGGGAGGAGCCTTAG